A section of the Pedobacter sp. HDW13 genome encodes:
- a CDS encoding helix-turn-helix transcriptional regulator yields the protein MEYVNHLKLQKACQFLMFTPMRIKEITIEIGMNDPFYFSRLFKKQMGMSPKTYRAKRKEHEEAEPKI from the coding sequence ATGGAATATGTAAACCACCTTAAGTTGCAAAAAGCTTGTCAGTTTTTGATGTTTACACCAATGCGCATAAAAGAAATAACCATTGAAATTGGCATGAATGACCCCTTCTATTTTTCACGTCTTTTTAAAAAGCAAATGGGCATGTCGCCCAAAACTTATAGGGCCAAAAGAAAGGAGCATGAGGAGGCAGAGCCAAAAATTTAA
- a CDS encoding AraC family ligand binding domain-containing protein, whose protein sequence is MIKSTIKKNDGFEGQRAVIIPKRILSKTCASNDIIKSMCVSSIGYYPKARFHYRKRAQGTNEHILIYCTEGQGTVKIGKKIHKVEPNDFFIIPKGTEHVYGSLENNPWTIYWAHFTGRNADSIVHDTTLKLNNNKEFIHYSGKRIELFETIYHQLERGYSVENMEYSSLCFYHFLGSFAHHSKFDIDKTNQDTGIVNRAIDYMTKNIQLTLSLQQMAKDLNVSPSHLSFLFKQKTGYPQWNM, encoded by the coding sequence ATGATAAAAAGTACAATTAAAAAAAATGATGGTTTTGAAGGACAAAGGGCCGTAATCATCCCCAAAAGAATACTATCAAAAACATGTGCAAGCAATGATATAATCAAAAGCATGTGTGTAAGCAGTATAGGATATTACCCAAAAGCGCGCTTTCACTATAGAAAACGGGCACAGGGAACAAATGAACACATCCTCATCTATTGTACAGAAGGGCAGGGAACGGTTAAAATAGGAAAGAAAATACATAAAGTAGAGCCCAATGATTTCTTTATTATCCCAAAAGGTACTGAACATGTTTACGGAAGTTTGGAAAATAATCCATGGACAATTTATTGGGCGCATTTTACCGGACGAAACGCTGATTCGATAGTACATGATACCACACTAAAGCTAAATAACAACAAAGAATTCATTCATTATTCGGGTAAGAGAATAGAACTTTTCGAAACGATATACCATCAGCTCGAACGTGGGTATAGTGTTGAAAACATGGAATATTCCAGTCTTTGTTTCTACCACTTTTTAGGAAGTTTTGCTCACCATAGCAAGTTTGATATAGATAAAACGAACCAGGATACGGGAATTGTAAACAGAGCGATCGATTACATGACCAAAAATATCCAGCTAACCTTATCTTTACAGCAGATGGCCAAAGATTTAAATGTATCTCCTTCTCATTTATCCTTTTTGTTTAAGCAAAAAACAGGCTACCCCCAATGGAATATGTAA
- a CDS encoding sugar porter family MFS transporter, with protein sequence MHLIAQSKFNTGYITFISLLAAGGGYLFGFDFAVISGSLPFLEKQFQLTPYWEGFATGSLALGAMLGCIIAGYVSDAYGRKPGLMIAAFTFLASSFAMAMSPNRDFFIASRFFSGIGVGMASMLSPMYIAELAPPKFRGRLVAINQLTIVLGILITNLINYTLRDTGDDAWRWMFGLGAVPSGLFFIGVWLLPESPRWLVQKGKDEQALKVLNKIGNSEFATDALKSIAQTLNSKSNTVQASIFNKMYFPAVIIGIGLAIFQQFCGINTVFNYAPKLFESIGTSQDDQLLQTVFIGAVNVVFTVSAMFLVDKIGRKPLMLIGAGGLAILYVIISQLLASGSTSVSWFLLSAIGVYAVSLAPVTWVLISEIFPNKVRVKATTWAILCLWGAYFVLVFTFPILFDWLKEDTFYIYAVICTIGCLAIWKFVKETKGKTLEEIEGIQIVH encoded by the coding sequence ATGCACTTAATAGCTCAAAGCAAATTTAACACCGGCTACATTACTTTCATCTCCCTGCTTGCAGCGGGTGGTGGCTATCTTTTTGGGTTCGACTTTGCTGTCATTTCAGGCAGCTTGCCGTTTTTAGAAAAACAGTTTCAACTTACGCCTTACTGGGAAGGCTTTGCAACAGGTAGTTTGGCTCTAGGGGCCATGTTGGGTTGCATTATAGCAGGTTACGTATCAGATGCTTATGGCCGCAAGCCAGGTTTAATGATTGCAGCATTTACGTTTTTAGCCTCCTCTTTTGCTATGGCTATGTCACCAAACCGCGATTTCTTTATCGCATCGAGGTTTTTTTCGGGCATAGGAGTAGGCATGGCCTCCATGCTGTCGCCTATGTACATTGCCGAGCTTGCCCCACCCAAATTTAGGGGAAGGTTGGTTGCCATTAATCAGCTAACCATTGTACTGGGTATTTTAATTACCAACCTGATCAATTACACTCTCCGAGATACCGGTGATGATGCCTGGCGATGGATGTTCGGGCTTGGTGCCGTACCCTCGGGCTTATTTTTTATTGGTGTGTGGCTACTTCCCGAAAGTCCGAGGTGGTTGGTGCAAAAGGGAAAAGATGAACAGGCACTAAAAGTTTTAAATAAGATTGGCAATAGCGAATTTGCTACCGATGCTTTAAAAAGTATAGCGCAAACACTAAATAGTAAATCCAATACTGTACAAGCCAGCATTTTTAACAAAATGTATTTTCCGGCGGTAATAATTGGGATTGGCCTGGCCATTTTTCAGCAGTTTTGCGGCATTAATACTGTTTTTAACTATGCACCTAAATTATTCGAAAGCATAGGTACTTCTCAGGATGATCAGCTACTGCAAACCGTATTTATTGGAGCCGTAAACGTGGTGTTTACTGTTTCTGCCATGTTTTTGGTTGATAAAATTGGCAGAAAACCCTTAATGCTTATCGGCGCTGGTGGTTTAGCCATTTTGTATGTTATTATCTCTCAATTACTGGCATCGGGTTCTACATCAGTTTCCTGGTTTTTATTAAGTGCCATAGGTGTTTATGCTGTTTCGCTGGCACCGGTTACCTGGGTATTAATTTCTGAGATATTCCCCAATAAAGTTAGGGTAAAAGCAACTACCTGGGCAATACTGTGCCTGTGGGGTGCCTATTTCGTACTGGTATTTACTTTCCCCATTTTATTCGATTGGCTTAAAGAAGATACTTTTTACATCTACGCCGTAATATGCACCATTGGCTGTTTAGCCATTTGGAAATTTGTAAAAGAAACCAAAGGAAAAACCTTAGAAGAAATTGAAGGCATACAAATAGTGCATTAA
- a CDS encoding DUF5107 domain-containing protein, whose product MKNQDQYYLSNNHLRINMQVKAWEEIVIIPTYKTSEPDKNPMFLEKRIYQGSSGVVYPHAVIDQVYDEKTEQEYQAVFLENEFIKIMILPELGGRIQMAYDKTNDYHFVYYNQVIKPALVGLTGPWISGGIEFNWPQHHRPSTFEPVDFMIETHADGSKTVWVSEIEKMFHTKGMAGFKLYPDSAYLEITGKLYNRTALPQTFLWWANPAVAVDEHYQSVFPPDVTAVYDHGKRDVSLFPIAKGTYYKKDYSPGTDISWYKNIPVPTSFMAVGSDFDFVGGYHHQKKAGLLHIANHHISPGKKQWTWGDGNFGQTWDRHLTDEDGPYVEIMTGVYTDNQPDFSWIMPNQEITFTQYFLPYKEIGYVKNATKHALVNLEFSGETAFVKVYATSKQELAHIQLKLKGEVVFSCQENLSPLKAFEAEITLPIGYIAQDVTLMVSNSAGEKLVDYSPIAVKDVDVSPEPAKPLAEPAAMKTNEALYMAGLHLEQYRHATYAAKDYYEEALKRDDTDVRNNNALGLYYFRRGQFEISERYFEKAVTTLLKYNPNPYDGEPLYNLGLSLLYQGKINAAYDKFYKAAWNVAQQDNAYLQLAKIEAIKNNWPEALALADRALIRNAHGFKARHLKTLLLRKLNKLDDAAKLALETLSIDNFDFGSIYELCLIHQQSPAQVDVWERILNERLRDNVHSYIEIAIDYAACGRYEEAIGLLLRCENKEQQPLYFYYLANYYARLGKLEKVEQYLTKGFELSPDKVFPNRLEDIDVLTFVNKENPNDYKAFYYLGNLWYDKRQYAAAINCWNTSATINPDFASVNRNLSIAYYNKDKNEEKALAFMEKAFFNDVTDARVLLELDQLHKRLNYSITYRLTFLEKYKELIQKRDDLYLEYLTLKNLNGNLDEALALLMGRKFHPWEGGEGKVSMQYVFSKIGLAKAAISNGEYEAGIQLFNDATVYPENLGEGKLYGTRENDVDYWLGVAYRNLGDEKKAETYFTRASLGDMEPAAAIFYNDPQPDAIFYQGLAYRELQNNDAANQKFNSLISYGKSHVNDHIKLDYFAVSLPDLMIFDDDLNKRNKVHCLYMTALGYAGLQDNDLAEQSIIELQLMDNSHLGIRTIVKNTSNVK is encoded by the coding sequence TTGAAAAATCAAGATCAATATTATTTAAGCAATAACCATTTACGTATAAATATGCAAGTAAAAGCCTGGGAAGAAATAGTGATTATCCCGACCTATAAAACCAGTGAGCCAGATAAGAACCCGATGTTTCTCGAAAAGAGAATTTATCAGGGCAGTAGCGGAGTTGTTTACCCCCATGCTGTAATAGATCAGGTGTACGATGAAAAAACAGAGCAGGAGTATCAGGCCGTTTTTTTAGAGAACGAATTTATTAAAATTATGATTTTGCCAGAGCTGGGTGGCCGCATTCAGATGGCATACGATAAAACAAACGATTATCATTTTGTTTATTACAATCAGGTTATTAAACCCGCGTTGGTGGGCTTAACAGGCCCATGGATATCGGGTGGAATAGAATTTAATTGGCCGCAACATCATCGGCCAAGTACCTTCGAACCGGTCGATTTTATGATTGAAACACATGCCGATGGCAGTAAAACCGTATGGGTTAGTGAAATAGAAAAAATGTTTCATACCAAAGGAATGGCTGGTTTTAAGCTTTATCCTGATAGTGCTTATCTTGAAATTACAGGCAAATTATACAACCGTACAGCATTACCGCAAACATTTTTATGGTGGGCCAATCCGGCTGTTGCCGTAGATGAGCACTATCAATCGGTTTTTCCGCCCGATGTTACGGCAGTTTACGATCACGGTAAAAGAGATGTATCGCTTTTTCCGATAGCCAAAGGAACCTATTATAAAAAAGACTACTCTCCCGGAACTGATATTTCATGGTATAAGAATATACCTGTGCCAACTTCTTTTATGGCTGTAGGATCTGATTTTGATTTTGTAGGTGGTTATCACCATCAAAAAAAGGCGGGGCTCTTACATATTGCCAATCATCACATTTCGCCCGGTAAAAAACAATGGACCTGGGGCGATGGGAATTTTGGACAAACCTGGGATAGGCATTTAACCGATGAAGATGGACCTTATGTAGAAATTATGACAGGCGTTTACACAGATAATCAGCCTGATTTTTCGTGGATAATGCCTAATCAGGAAATTACGTTTACCCAATATTTTCTGCCTTATAAAGAAATTGGTTATGTTAAAAACGCTACAAAACATGCCCTCGTTAATTTAGAATTTAGTGGAGAAACGGCCTTTGTTAAAGTATATGCTACATCGAAACAGGAGCTTGCACATATCCAATTGAAGTTAAAAGGGGAGGTTGTTTTTTCTTGTCAGGAAAACCTGTCTCCACTTAAAGCTTTCGAAGCAGAAATTACTTTGCCTATTGGATACATCGCGCAGGATGTAACGCTAATGGTAAGCAATAGCGCAGGAGAAAAATTGGTCGACTATTCGCCAATAGCGGTAAAAGATGTTGATGTTTCGCCAGAACCCGCCAAGCCATTGGCGGAACCGGCTGCAATGAAAACCAACGAGGCACTTTACATGGCTGGCCTTCATTTAGAACAATACAGGCATGCCACTTATGCAGCAAAAGATTATTATGAAGAAGCATTGAAACGCGATGATACAGACGTTAGGAACAACAATGCTTTAGGCCTTTATTATTTTAGGAGGGGGCAATTTGAAATTTCTGAAAGGTATTTTGAAAAGGCGGTTACTACCTTGTTAAAGTACAATCCAAATCCGTACGATGGCGAACCACTGTATAATTTAGGTTTAAGCTTATTGTATCAGGGCAAAATTAATGCAGCTTATGATAAATTTTACAAGGCCGCATGGAACGTTGCCCAACAGGATAACGCTTATCTGCAACTTGCCAAAATAGAAGCCATTAAAAATAATTGGCCCGAAGCATTAGCATTGGCAGATCGTGCACTGATACGGAATGCCCATGGTTTTAAGGCAAGGCACTTAAAAACGCTATTGCTGCGGAAATTAAACAAATTAGACGATGCTGCAAAGTTAGCTTTAGAAACACTTTCGATTGATAATTTCGATTTTGGTTCTATATATGAATTATGCCTCATTCATCAGCAAAGCCCTGCCCAGGTTGATGTATGGGAGAGGATTTTAAATGAACGGTTAAGAGATAATGTACATAGTTACATTGAAATAGCGATCGATTACGCGGCTTGTGGCAGATATGAAGAAGCAATAGGCTTATTGTTACGCTGCGAAAACAAAGAACAGCAACCCTTATATTTTTATTATCTGGCCAACTATTATGCCCGGTTGGGAAAGCTGGAAAAGGTTGAACAGTATTTAACCAAAGGTTTCGAACTGAGCCCCGATAAAGTGTTCCCTAATCGTTTAGAAGACATTGACGTTTTAACGTTTGTTAATAAAGAAAACCCCAATGATTATAAAGCGTTTTATTATCTGGGCAATTTATGGTACGATAAAAGGCAATATGCAGCAGCCATAAACTGCTGGAATACTTCGGCTACTATTAATCCCGATTTTGCATCGGTAAACCGTAACCTGAGTATTGCTTACTATAATAAAGATAAAAATGAAGAGAAAGCTTTGGCCTTTATGGAAAAAGCCTTTTTTAACGATGTTACCGATGCCCGTGTGTTATTGGAGCTGGATCAATTGCATAAAAGATTAAATTATTCAATTACCTATCGGTTAACTTTTCTGGAGAAATATAAAGAACTGATCCAAAAAAGAGATGATTTATATCTGGAGTACCTTACCTTAAAAAACCTTAATGGAAATCTCGATGAGGCCTTAGCATTGTTAATGGGGCGTAAATTTCATCCCTGGGAAGGTGGCGAAGGCAAGGTGAGTATGCAATACGTGTTTTCGAAGATTGGTTTGGCTAAAGCAGCTATCAGCAACGGCGAATATGAAGCAGGGATACAATTGTTTAATGATGCTACTGTTTATCCCGAAAACTTAGGCGAAGGTAAGTTGTACGGCACGCGTGAAAACGATGTTGACTACTGGCTTGGGGTGGCTTACCGTAATTTAGGCGATGAGAAAAAAGCCGAAACATATTTTACAAGGGCAAGCCTGGGCGATATGGAGCCTGCAGCAGCCATTTTTTACAATGATCCACAACCTGATGCCATATTTTACCAGGGATTAGCCTACCGGGAACTGCAAAATAATGATGCCGCAAACCAAAAATTTAACAGCTTAATCAGCTATGGTAAAAGCCATGTAAACGATCATATTAAACTGGATTATTTTGCTGTGTCGTTGCCCGATCTGATGATTTTTGATGATGATCTGAACAAACGGAATAAAGTTCACTGCCTGTATATGACTGCATTGGGATATGCAGGATTACAGGATAATGACCTGGCAGAACAAAGTATAATTGAATTGCAGCTTATGGATAATAGCCATTTAGGGATAAGAACAATTGTGAAAAATACTTCGAATGTTAAATAG
- a CDS encoding sugar-binding domain-containing protein, with product MKRTKRYQAVIGALVFIALLSFQVNSKAQNIISLAGKWSFELDPDSLGYKENWSEKHLSSDIQLPGTTDEAGYGTVTKGSDYGILTRAHKYVGAAWYQKKITIPAGWNNKNVNLFLERVLWESKVYVDGKEVSTLSPLYVAHKHPLGRLTKGTHIITLCINNELVHNIGDKGHGYSEYTQSIWNGVIGRIELQKQEDLAINAVKTYPDVSAKSLRLEAFVMNWQQKKSPLVLTATLTDKQSGKVIRTQKQNFIAKAGEAKYDIILNQLSGIKTWDEFDPALYQVTLQLKSGLVQSQWTDVIGFRKLGTTAHKILVNDKVSYIRGNLDCVHFPITGYPSTLDKDWEKIFQKYKDYGLNTVRFHSWCPPEVAFRVADRMGIYIQAEVLWIDWWMSQPNPDRPEMDTRGFPQGLGKNPDGDKFVQEEMKRIVDTYGNHPSFLFFCIGNELGNSDFTVMQEWIRKVKKEDPRRLYAVSTARKITEVDDYMVTHNIPGVGGTYGNSINKTDAGLEKNYSKATIPIIAHEVGQYPVYPEWKEIDKYKGVLKARNLEGFKEMAKKNGIVSQDVDFHKASGALQQLLYKNLIENVLLAPSSAGFQLLSMQDYQGQGEALIGWLDAFWDDKGITDPKVFRQHSNAVVPLIRINSFTFTQSDTIKLSMEVANYFKNDVNAKLNWQLTDELGNVIRDGTAAASSFPQGTLTAAGQLNIECLNLPAEAKKYTFSLHLAGTTYSNSWPLYVFPKEQKNTANDIYVATEWNAKVDSVLNGGGKVLLIANKLGTKNTSKAVSFTPLFWSSSFFPGQGNETLGSLINVQSGAFKNFPTDNYASWQWYKAGSGAKYFDLSAMPEAFKPLVQPISDFHYNKKLGSIFETQAGAGKLLVCGYDLTKSDNAYLQQLRYSLIHYMQGNEFNPVMALPKEKLKEIVAKVPTAENQSPLPDQFNNAILYINAGKKSNSTRSDWSNVLDEVVVNKGFTYEVAGAKVYKEKETGSWIAKRMNINIAPPNGIKGYVYLHFNNPAQSKTSGIVSLEGRELAIGKIPVSGKWVKIFMMREDTNDGKLNINITSDGAANIEIDKLVVVPED from the coding sequence ATGAAAAGAACAAAAAGATACCAGGCCGTTATTGGGGCTTTGGTTTTTATTGCCCTGCTCTCTTTCCAAGTAAACAGTAAGGCGCAGAATATAATATCATTGGCCGGAAAGTGGTCTTTTGAATTAGATCCTGATAGCCTGGGATATAAAGAAAACTGGTCTGAAAAGCACCTAAGCAGTGATATACAATTACCTGGTACCACTGATGAGGCAGGATATGGAACTGTAACCAAAGGCTCTGATTACGGCATACTTACCCGTGCCCATAAATATGTTGGTGCGGCATGGTATCAAAAAAAAATAACCATCCCTGCTGGTTGGAACAATAAAAACGTTAATCTTTTTTTAGAGCGGGTATTGTGGGAAAGCAAAGTATATGTGGACGGGAAAGAGGTTTCAACCCTTTCGCCATTGTATGTTGCGCATAAGCACCCCTTAGGCAGATTAACAAAAGGAACGCATATTATTACGCTTTGCATAAACAATGAACTGGTGCATAACATTGGCGATAAAGGCCATGGTTATTCAGAGTACACTCAAAGTATATGGAATGGTGTTATTGGGCGTATCGAGTTGCAAAAACAAGAAGATTTAGCAATTAATGCTGTAAAAACTTATCCCGATGTATCGGCAAAAAGCTTACGTTTAGAGGCATTTGTAATGAACTGGCAGCAAAAGAAATCGCCATTGGTGCTTACGGCCACGCTAACCGATAAGCAATCGGGAAAGGTTATCCGCACTCAAAAACAGAATTTTATTGCCAAAGCTGGCGAAGCTAAGTACGATATTATACTCAATCAGTTAAGCGGAATTAAAACCTGGGATGAGTTCGATCCGGCGTTATACCAGGTTACCCTGCAATTAAAAAGTGGTTTGGTGCAAAGCCAATGGACTGATGTAATTGGTTTCAGGAAATTAGGCACCACAGCACATAAAATTTTAGTAAACGATAAAGTTTCGTACATCAGGGGAAACTTAGATTGTGTGCATTTTCCAATAACCGGTTATCCATCAACGCTTGATAAAGATTGGGAAAAGATTTTTCAAAAGTATAAAGATTATGGGTTAAATACCGTTCGTTTCCACTCCTGGTGCCCGCCAGAGGTTGCCTTTAGGGTAGCCGATAGGATGGGGATTTACATACAGGCAGAAGTTTTATGGATTGATTGGTGGATGTCTCAGCCTAATCCAGATCGACCGGAGATGGATACCAGGGGGTTCCCGCAGGGTTTAGGTAAAAATCCCGATGGCGATAAGTTTGTTCAGGAAGAGATGAAGCGTATAGTAGATACTTATGGCAATCATCCATCCTTCCTTTTCTTCTGCATAGGTAACGAATTGGGCAATTCTGATTTTACCGTAATGCAAGAGTGGATAAGGAAAGTTAAAAAAGAAGATCCGAGACGTTTATATGCTGTTTCTACCGCCAGAAAAATTACTGAGGTTGATGATTATATGGTTACCCATAACATTCCAGGTGTGGGTGGAACTTATGGCAACAGTATAAATAAAACAGATGCAGGCCTGGAAAAGAATTACAGTAAAGCAACCATTCCCATTATTGCGCACGAGGTTGGTCAATACCCTGTATATCCCGAATGGAAAGAGATTGATAAGTATAAAGGCGTATTAAAAGCCCGTAATCTGGAAGGTTTTAAAGAAATGGCGAAAAAGAATGGTATAGTAAGCCAGGATGTAGATTTTCATAAAGCCAGTGGAGCTTTGCAGCAGTTGTTGTATAAAAATTTAATAGAAAATGTACTTCTGGCACCATCAAGCGCTGGCTTTCAGCTGCTGAGCATGCAAGATTATCAGGGGCAAGGTGAAGCATTAATAGGTTGGTTAGATGCTTTTTGGGATGACAAAGGCATAACCGACCCAAAAGTTTTCAGGCAGCACTCCAATGCCGTTGTACCATTAATCCGCATTAACAGCTTTACCTTTACGCAAAGCGATACCATTAAACTATCAATGGAGGTAGCCAATTATTTTAAAAACGATGTTAATGCTAAACTAAACTGGCAGTTAACTGATGAGCTGGGTAATGTGATAAGGGACGGTACTGCTGCTGCAAGTAGCTTTCCTCAGGGTACTTTAACCGCTGCCGGGCAGTTAAATATCGAATGCCTTAACCTACCTGCGGAGGCTAAAAAATATACCTTTAGTTTGCATCTGGCTGGTACAACATATAGCAATTCGTGGCCATTATATGTGTTTCCCAAAGAGCAAAAAAATACGGCTAATGATATTTATGTAGCTACAGAATGGAATGCTAAGGTAGATAGCGTTTTAAATGGCGGCGGGAAAGTATTGCTTATTGCCAATAAACTGGGGACAAAAAATACCTCAAAGGCCGTTTCATTTACACCACTTTTTTGGTCGAGTAGCTTTTTCCCCGGGCAGGGTAACGAAACGCTGGGCTCGCTAATTAACGTGCAGAGTGGTGCTTTTAAAAATTTTCCGACAGATAATTATGCAAGCTGGCAATGGTATAAAGCAGGTAGTGGTGCTAAATATTTTGACCTCTCGGCAATGCCCGAAGCGTTTAAGCCCTTAGTGCAGCCAATTTCTGATTTTCATTACAACAAAAAACTAGGCAGTATTTTCGAAACCCAGGCTGGTGCTGGTAAATTGTTGGTTTGTGGCTATGATTTAACAAAATCAGATAATGCTTATCTACAACAATTAAGGTATAGTTTAATCCATTATATGCAGGGTAATGAATTTAATCCTGTTATGGCGCTACCTAAAGAAAAGCTTAAAGAAATCGTAGCAAAAGTTCCAACAGCAGAGAACCAGAGTCCATTACCCGATCAATTTAATAATGCCATACTTTATATTAATGCCGGTAAAAAAAGCAATAGCACCAGGAGCGACTGGAGTAATGTTTTGGATGAAGTTGTGGTAAATAAAGGGTTTACTTATGAGGTGGCGGGGGCAAAGGTTTACAAGGAAAAAGAAACAGGTAGCTGGATTGCCAAACGGATGAATATTAATATTGCACCACCCAACGGAATAAAAGGTTATGTGTATCTGCATTTCAACAATCCTGCTCAGTCAAAAACATCGGGTATTGTTTCTTTAGAGGGTAGAGAACTGGCCATTGGCAAGATACCTGTTTCTGGTAAATGGGTGAAAATATTTATGATGCGTGAAGATACCAATGATGGGAAATTGAATATAAATATTACTTCGGATGGTGCTGCAAATATTGAAATAGATAAATTAGTTGTCGTACCGGAAGACTAA